The sequence GGCCTCGGCATTCTCGTCTGGAGCCCGCTCGCCGGCGGTCTGCTCTCCGGCAAGCACCGGAAAAATCAGACGCCGGAAGGCAGCCGCCAGCTCGCCGGCTGGAACGAGCCGCCGATCCGCGACGAGGAGCGGCTGTGGAAGATCGTCGACATGCTGGTGGCAATCGCGAGCGAGCGCAACGTTTCCGCCGCGCAGGTGGCGATCGCCTGGCTGATCGGCCGCAAGGCGGTCACCTCCGTCATCATCGGCGGGCGCACGGAGGCGCAGTTCCGCGACAACCTCGCCGCAGCACACCTCAAGCTTACCGACGAGGAACGGGAACTGCTCGACGCCGTGAGCTTGCCGCCGGTCATCTACCCCTATTGGCACCAGCTCTGGACCGCCAAGGACCGGCTCGGCGAAGCCGACCTCTCGCTGCTCGGACCGCATGTTTGAGCTGAGTGGCCGTTTATTCACCCGGTGGACTGCCGTCAGTTCGAGTGAGTCGTTCCTGGCTGACGCTGCTGCCCTGCCGGGCATCTCCCTACAAGGGGAGATTGGGCCAGAAGCACCGATCTGGCGCGGGATGAGGAAAAGTGTGCGCGGTTTTCCGCCCGCATCCCGCGCTAACTTATTAGAATCGATCACGTTCATGATTTTAGGTCGATCCGACCTAAAATCATCGTGATATGGCTGTTCCGAAGATCATACGCCGAAACCACCACACCCATCGATCGGAGCGAACATAGCCGATTGAGCGAGACGTCGCCGCTCGCCAATCTCCCCCTTTGTGGGGGAGATGCCCGGCAGGGCAGAGGGGGGTTTTAGCGAGAACCGGCTTTTGGCGAGGTGCTTTACTGCCGTACCGCGCCGACTACCGTCTCGCCGAAGATCGCGCGTTGAAGGGGTGCCGCGAGCGTTTCCGCATAGGGCGTGGCGATATGGTGGCGATCGCGGAAGGTCAGTTTTCCGTCGATCACCGCAGGGCAAGTCGTCTTGTTGCAGAAGAGATCGAGGGCATCGACGTAGGAGGCATTCGCCACCTCGGAAACGACCTTTCTCTCCGCCGCCGGGATCGTCTCCTCCACCGCTTCGCCGCGCGGCGTGTCGCAAACGCTGGTGCTTCTCTCCTGCCACAGGGCGCGCGCCACACATTTGTCGAGGTAGGATTTGTGTAACGGCACATCGCGAAGCAGAACGACATCGCTGCCGGCGCTTTCCAGTGTCTCGATCGACCGCTTGATACCCGCCGCCCAGTCCCGCACATCGATCTGGTGGCTGGATATGTAGTTGATGTCATTTCTGACATAGCTGGACGAATATTGTGAAAGGATCACGACATCCGGCTTCAGCGATGCGATCTCGCGGAACACCAGGCTCCTCCACTGGTCGCACTCGGCATAGTTTCTCATCAGCACCGAGTTCCAGGTCGAGACGCTTGCCGCCGAGCATGACGACTTGAGATAGGTAACGAGCCGCCATCCGTTGTTTTCGACGATTTTCTTGAGCGGCGTCGACCAGTGATCGGCATGGGAATCGCCGAAGAGGACGATGGTCTTTTTCGGATTGGCGGCGCCGAATTCACAGGCTTTCGGCTGGACCTCCTCCTTTTCGAGCACGCAGGTCGAATCGAACTCCCGCGCCGCCGATTTACGTTCAGCGCTTTGGAGGATGACGCGTTGTGACGAATCGAGGCTGTAAGTCGCCAAGGCGGCGCTGCCGGAGGCGAGCGTCGCGCCTGTCGCCGTGAGCAGCGCTGCCAGCCCCAGCGACCGGCTTGTCTTCGCCGCCAGCCAGCCGTTGTGGCGTATCGGGTTCTCAATGAAGTGATAGCTGAAGAGCGACAGGGCGAGTGTGACTGCGAGACAAAGAAGCCGATCCGTGATGGTCAGCTCCGGGTTTAGGATCCCGGCATAAACGATGACCGGCCAGTGCCAGAGATAGAGGGAATAGGAGAGCTTCCCGATCTGTTGCAACGGCTGCAAGGCGAGCACGGACCTCGGCCCGGCGCGGCCCTCATGCGCACCGCTGAGAAGCACCATCACCGTTCCTAGAACCGGCACCAACGCAATGGTCCCGGGGAACGGTATTTCTTCCGTCACGGTCAGGTAACCGGCTGCAATCGCGCCGAGCCCCAGCCAGCCCATGGCGGGCGAAAAGCGAAAGCGCCTTGCCCATTCCTGTGGAAAGGCCATCGAGGCGAGGCCTCCGAAGGCGAATTCCCATGCTCTGAATGGCGAGAAATAGAAGGCCCAGGGCTGGGATATGGCAGTCATTCGCCAAGAAGCAGCGAAGGAAATCGCGGCAACAACGGCGAGAAGAACGAAAAAACCGCGCTTGCCCGGACGAAACCGCGCAAAGAGCAGAAGAAGTGCTGGCCAGACCAGATAGAATTGCTCCTCGACCGATAGAGACCAGAAATGGATGAAAGGGTTGTTCGACGCGTCCGAGGCAAAATAGTCGACGGCCCAGCGGATGAGCCACAGATTGATGATGTAAGCGGAGGCGAAAAGCGATCCCTTGGAA is a genomic window of Sinorhizobium numidicum containing:
- a CDS encoding acyltransferase family protein, producing MSIQAAPGTFRPDIEGLRALAVSGVVAFHFGMTGLPGGFVGVDIFFVISGYLITRHLQQEIAKSGTVNLWRFYARRARRLLPASLFVILTTLLFGYFILSPSEQQFYSKGSLFASAYIINLWLIRWAVDYFASDASNNPFIHFWSLSVEEQFYLVWPALLLLFARFRPGKRGFFVLLAVVAAISFAASWRMTAISQPWAFYFSPFRAWEFAFGGLASMAFPQEWARRFRFSPAMGWLGLGAIAAGYLTVTEEIPFPGTIALVPVLGTVMVLLSGAHEGRAGPRSVLALQPLQQIGKLSYSLYLWHWPVIVYAGILNPELTITDRLLCLAVTLALSLFSYHFIENPIRHNGWLAAKTSRSLGLAALLTATGATLASGSAALATYSLDSSQRVILQSAERKSAAREFDSTCVLEKEEVQPKACEFGAANPKKTIVLFGDSHADHWSTPLKKIVENNGWRLVTYLKSSCSAASVSTWNSVLMRNYAECDQWRSLVFREIASLKPDVVILSQYSSSYVRNDINYISSHQIDVRDWAAGIKRSIETLESAGSDVVLLRDVPLHKSYLDKCVARALWQERSTSVCDTPRGEAVEETIPAAERKVVSEVANASYVDALDLFCNKTTCPAVIDGKLTFRDRHHIATPYAETLAAPLQRAIFGETVVGAVRQ